A window of Nocardiopsis sp. Huas11 genomic DNA:
CGGGCTGATCGCCGACGACCGGATCATCGAGGCCGTGCTCGACAGCCCGGCCGGGATGTACAACCACGCCCTCACCTACGGCGGGCACCCGGTGGCCTGTGCGGCGGCACTGGCCAACCTGGAGATCATGCGCCGACTGGACGTGCCGGGCAACGTCGCGGCCACCGGCACGACGTTCGCCGCCGAGCTCGAACGGCTGCGCCAGAACCCGGTGGTGGGAGACGTGCGCGGCGAGGGCTACCACCGCACGCTGGAGCTGGTCACGGACAAGGACGCCAGGTCCTGGACCTCGGAGCGGCTGCCCGCGGCCGAGTTCGTCGACCAGCACCTGGCCCCGGCCGCCGCCGAGGTCGGAGTGCTGTGCCGGCTCGCCATCGACGCCGAGGGCAACCCGCTGCTGCAACTCTCCCCGCCGCTGGTCGCCGACGCCGACGCCATCGGCGAGCTGGTCGGGCTGGTCGAGCAGGCCCTGAACCGGGCCGTCACCTCCGGCGGGCTCCGATGAGCGGGCACGACTCCCCCGCCGAAGCGTCCCCCTCCGAAGCGGCGCCGACGGCGGTGCCCCCGGGCACTCCCCCTGCCGAAGGGCGCGGGCTCAAGCGTGTGCTCGGCCTGCCCTCGCTGTTCTTCTTCGGCCTGGCCTACATGGTCCCCCTGGCGGCCTTCACCACCTACGGAATCGTGACCGACATGACCCGGGGGCACCTGCCCACCGCGTTCCTGGTCACCCTGGCGGCGATGACGTTCACCGCGCTGGGCTACGCGAACATGGTGCGCGCCTACCCGGTGGCCGGCTCCGCCTACACCTACACCCAGCAGGCCTTCGGGCCCGCCACGGGCTTCCTCACCGGCTGGGCGCTGCTGCTGGACTACATCTTCCTGCCCACGATCAGCTACATCGTCATCGGGCTCTACCTGGGGATCGCGATCCCCTCCGTGCCCGCATGGGTCTGGGTGCTGCTGACCATCGCGCTCGTCACCGGGCTGAACGTCCTGGGCATCAAGCTGGTGACCGGCATGAACATGGTGCTGGTCGGTGCGCAGGGCGTGTTCATCACGGTGTTCCTGGCGATGAGCTACCTGACCGTGTCCGGACGTTCGACGCCGGCGGACCTGCTCGCGCCGTTCTACAGCGCGGACTTCTCGCTCACCGCCCTCATCGGCGGCTCGGCCATCCTGTGCCTGTCGTTCCTGGGCTTCGACGCCATCTCCACGCTCTCCGAGGAGGCCCGGGAGCCGGAGCGCACGATCCCCAGGGCGATCACCCTGTGCACGCTCTTCTGCGGGCTGCTGTTCGTTCTCATGGCCTGGGTGGGCCACCTGGTCCACCCCGACTGGCAGACCTTCACCGATCCCGACTCGGCGTCGGTCGAGGTGATGGCGCGTGCCGGCGGCGGCTTCCTCGCGGCGTTCTTCACCGCGGCCTACGTCGCGGCCTGCTTCGCCTCGGCCATGGCGGCGCAGAGCGCGGTGTCGCGGATCCTGTTCTCCATGGGGCGTGACGGGTCGCTGCCGCGCCGGGTCTTCGGCGCGGTCCACCCGAGGTTCCGGACTCCGCACCTGGCCATCCTGGCCGTGGGCGCGGTGTCGCTGCTGGCCTGCGTCATGACGCTGGACCTGGCCGCCGCACTGGTCAGCTTCGGTGCGCTGATCGCCTTCACCTTCGTCAACCTGAGCGTCATCAAGCACTACGCGGTCGGCCTGGGCAGGCGCCGGGGGACGGACTTCCTGCGCTACGTGCTCACCCCGGGCATCGGCGTGGCGCTGACGCTGTGGCTGTGGACGTCGCTGTCCTGGCTGACGTTCGTCATCGGGCTGAGCTGGGTGGGCCTGGGATTCCTGCTGCTGCTCCGGCTCACCCGCGGCTTCACCCGGCCCGCGCCGACCATGAGTGACCGCGCGGGCTGACCGGCGCCGACACGGCACACAAGGCCCCGGAAGCTCATCCAAGAGCTTCCGGGGCGTGTGCGCTGGGGCGGCTACCGGTCGGTGCGCACCTGGGCGATGAGCGCGGCCCACTCGGCGGCGGGCACGGACAGGTGGCCCGCGTCCCGGTTCCGGGTGTCGCGCACGTCGGCACCCGTCGCGTGCTCGCGGACCTCCACGCAGTTCGCCGACGAACCGCTGAAGCTCGACTTGTGCCAGTCGTTCACGACGCCAACCTCCGGAGCTGCTCATTGCTGGTCATTGCGGGCAAGGCTAGCGCGTAGGCGTCGCGGACCAGTTCCCGCACGCGGGGAAGCACCGCGTCC
This region includes:
- a CDS encoding APC family permease encodes the protein MSGHDSPAEASPSEAAPTAVPPGTPPAEGRGLKRVLGLPSLFFFGLAYMVPLAAFTTYGIVTDMTRGHLPTAFLVTLAAMTFTALGYANMVRAYPVAGSAYTYTQQAFGPATGFLTGWALLLDYIFLPTISYIVIGLYLGIAIPSVPAWVWVLLTIALVTGLNVLGIKLVTGMNMVLVGAQGVFITVFLAMSYLTVSGRSTPADLLAPFYSADFSLTALIGGSAILCLSFLGFDAISTLSEEAREPERTIPRAITLCTLFCGLLFVLMAWVGHLVHPDWQTFTDPDSASVEVMARAGGGFLAAFFTAAYVAACFASAMAAQSAVSRILFSMGRDGSLPRRVFGAVHPRFRTPHLAILAVGAVSLLACVMTLDLAAALVSFGALIAFTFVNLSVIKHYAVGLGRRRGTDFLRYVLTPGIGVALTLWLWTSLSWLTFVIGLSWVGLGFLLLLRLTRGFTRPAPTMSDRAG
- a CDS encoding DUF397 domain-containing protein, with product MNDWHKSSFSGSSANCVEVREHATGADVRDTRNRDAGHLSVPAAEWAALIAQVRTDR